The following are from one region of the Alicyclobacillus fastidiosus genome:
- a CDS encoding VOC family protein yields the protein MFEFDHLLHAVHNPEQARVDFSDALGVHTVTGGTHPQWGTYNSLCYFGLPYIEWISIRDAEIAKGTEFGQRVLEALAIAESPVQFAVRTSQMDAVAEAWRARGLDFDGPVAASRTGSDGKTISWRMLFPRQQVGRHYQLPFVIEWGESDEARRRTLENNGLSPRNRPYDLLEVHSVVSEIESFRARWSAYFSTPFEPVHDGERGEGLCVLLGEVRAYFWEPRRQDLSDVLERFGERPFELTLRSRAAGQSMGARSLLHGLAVRVAPAP from the coding sequence GTGTTCGAATTCGATCATCTCTTGCACGCGGTGCACAATCCCGAGCAAGCGCGCGTGGATTTTTCCGATGCGTTGGGCGTGCATACGGTAACTGGTGGGACGCATCCGCAGTGGGGCACCTATAATTCGCTTTGCTATTTCGGATTGCCGTATATCGAGTGGATCTCGATACGAGACGCCGAAATCGCGAAAGGTACGGAATTCGGTCAGCGCGTTCTCGAGGCACTGGCCATTGCCGAGAGTCCTGTGCAATTCGCGGTAAGGACTTCACAGATGGATGCAGTGGCCGAGGCTTGGCGTGCGCGCGGCCTCGATTTCGACGGGCCTGTCGCTGCATCGCGGACGGGATCGGATGGAAAGACCATCTCTTGGCGGATGCTCTTCCCACGACAGCAGGTCGGACGCCACTATCAGCTTCCATTTGTCATCGAATGGGGGGAGTCCGACGAGGCGCGCAGGCGGACCCTAGAGAACAATGGGTTGTCACCGCGGAATCGGCCGTACGATCTGCTCGAAGTGCACTCTGTTGTGTCTGAGATCGAATCCTTTCGAGCGCGTTGGAGTGCGTATTTCTCAACGCCGTTTGAACCAGTGCACGATGGAGAGCGGGGAGAGGGTCTATGCGTCTTGCTTGGGGAGGTTCGGGCCTATTTTTGGGAGCCGCGTCGCCAAGACCTCAGTGATGTCTTGGAACGGTTTGGGGAGAGGCCATTCGAATTGACGCTGCGATCCCGCGCCGCCGGGCAAAGTATGGGGGCGCGCTCCCTCCTGCACGGGCTCGCCGTTCGGGTGGCTCCCGCGCCGTAA